One segment of Chthonomonas sp. DNA contains the following:
- the rpoC gene encoding DNA-directed RNA polymerase subunit beta', which yields MADVSLFDKIRVGIASPDDIRSWSYRKDSNGQMIHYEIKKPETINYRTFKPERDGLFCERIFGPMKDWECACGKYKKIKYKGIICERCGVEVTRSKVRRERMAIVELAAPVCHIWYLKGIPSPLALILDIAPRQLEKVIYFASFIIIDIDAEKIGEMMPEIRRAVEDEKLQIQESMRELELESVERLTTEMRNNPDEYLDEGFVRERMKANFDRIRAECRDADDRLKDLDVAVDLLGKLERHQLIDEDKWRAVSKMLDSVSRRLRKDLDGLVRANIGADAAKELLRKVDLDRMYRELREEIVRTTSQRRARAIKRLEIIEALLSSKSRPEWMILDVVPVISPELRPMVQLDGGRFATSDLNDLYRRIINRNNRLKKIMEIQAPESIINHEKRLLQEAVDALIDNGRRSRPVVGSNSRPLKSLSDMLKGKEGRFRKNLLGKRVDYSGRSVIVVGPHLKLNQCGLPKEMALELFKPFVMKTLVERKITQNIKTAKRMIDRMHPAVWDGLEEVIKEHAVLLNRAPTLHRLGIQAFEPILVEGKAIQVHPLVCYAYNADFDGDQMAVHVPLSTQAQAEARVLMLSTQNLFSPADGRPTVSPIQDIVLGAYSLTFLSQAGKARLEEMEAKHKANPEKNPAPTIYSSPDEVRFILEVPGGDRPFGLNDPVKVRLQRPKFRPDAEVDYRDARTGAEYAYETTVDEEGEEKRDLKALDMEWETIVATMTPGQLIFHEVLPWPMRYSDRFMHTELGKKPIAEVIVSCHRTVGYDATVRLLDDLKDLGFRWATKYGISIALTDMDPPERREELLAEAESRSNRISEQYRRGLLTFNEMQQNLIKLWTETYDLVGKEIVNGMEQFNPLSIITVSGARGSIKQLAQLSGMRGLMFNQFNEVIYELPVKNSFHRGLSMLEYFVTTHGARKGLADTALRTADAGYLTRRLCDVAQEVIIRKADCGTTEGILAHRILEEGEAIESIAERIAGRISMATITAPTGEVFATYDEVIRSEEAAKINKLELAYVSEVEDCATDAEKAKVVTKYEAMGFMVNEHGHLCLKTRSPLYCELEQGICAKCYGLDLASKKLVEVGVAVGIIAAQSIGEPGTQLTMRTFHTGGVAGAKTIAATNQYKTGKFIKQFLEDFSQATQTDLKDFDASKLLESQESIVKSLFAGAKEAEEGESGEKKMTARQTKAAQKAAERVDKESQKLWDRSRKTFFATWTGESSGIVRVEEIFEARKQPRGKAIICPVTGTVVQIEKSSFGRFVVVESTVRTDAPLRDAYISDKQDWDANEDGYSTLERLIGQKLVAASLTTLRKYNKETVNIFFPVLVPPSGNLPVSVGSRVIKGDPLTDGPLDPHEVLELAGASAVHDYFVENLQRVYKSQGVDINDKHIEVIIRQMMRKRQVKEPGDSPFLPGQIVDRFRFVRENDRVRHMIAAGRKVRYNDPISGDMVERDPKEANANWILLGITEASLATESFLSAASFQKTTRVLTEAAVRGKHDSLIGLKENVIIGRLIPAGTGVATYRDVSIEVDRSAPTWAQQSLKALVDADELDEIDELGFDFPSLSEMAESPEFKIADDEQ from the coding sequence ATGGCAGACGTCAGCCTCTTCGATAAAATCCGAGTTGGAATTGCCAGCCCCGACGACATCCGCAGTTGGTCTTACCGCAAAGACTCTAACGGCCAAATGATCCATTACGAGATCAAGAAGCCTGAGACGATCAACTACCGAACTTTCAAGCCCGAGCGCGACGGACTTTTTTGCGAGCGCATCTTCGGTCCGATGAAGGACTGGGAATGTGCATGCGGCAAGTACAAGAAGATTAAGTACAAGGGCATCATCTGCGAGCGGTGTGGCGTTGAAGTCACCCGTAGCAAGGTGAGACGAGAGCGCATGGCGATCGTCGAGCTCGCCGCGCCCGTGTGCCACATTTGGTACCTCAAGGGTATCCCTTCGCCTCTCGCGCTGATCCTGGACATCGCTCCGCGACAGCTTGAGAAGGTCATCTACTTCGCCAGCTTTATCATCATCGACATTGACGCCGAGAAGATCGGCGAAATGATGCCGGAGATTCGCCGCGCGGTCGAGGACGAGAAGCTTCAGATCCAAGAGAGCATGCGCGAGCTTGAACTCGAGAGCGTCGAGCGATTGACGACCGAGATGCGCAACAACCCCGACGAGTACCTCGACGAAGGGTTCGTTCGCGAGCGCATGAAGGCCAACTTTGACCGCATCCGTGCGGAATGCCGAGACGCCGATGACCGGTTGAAGGATCTCGATGTTGCTGTTGATTTGCTTGGCAAGCTTGAGCGACACCAATTGATCGACGAAGACAAGTGGCGTGCCGTGAGCAAGATGCTCGATTCGGTGAGTCGCCGACTTCGCAAGGACCTGGACGGCCTCGTTCGCGCCAACATCGGTGCCGATGCCGCCAAGGAGCTCCTGCGCAAGGTCGATCTCGACCGGATGTATCGCGAGCTGCGCGAGGAGATCGTCCGCACGACGAGCCAGCGCCGCGCCCGCGCGATCAAGCGGCTCGAAATCATCGAAGCCCTGCTGAGCTCGAAGAGCCGACCGGAGTGGATGATCCTGGACGTCGTGCCGGTCATCTCGCCAGAGCTGCGCCCGATGGTACAGCTCGATGGTGGTCGCTTCGCGACATCGGACTTGAACGACCTTTATCGTCGCATTATCAACCGAAATAACCGCCTGAAGAAGATCATGGAGATCCAGGCGCCGGAATCGATCATTAACCACGAAAAGCGCCTGCTGCAAGAAGCGGTTGACGCACTGATCGACAACGGCCGACGGTCGCGACCGGTCGTGGGCAGCAACAGCCGCCCGCTCAAGTCGCTGTCCGACATGCTCAAGGGTAAGGAAGGTCGCTTCCGCAAGAACCTGCTGGGTAAGCGCGTTGACTATTCCGGACGTTCGGTCATAGTTGTTGGCCCTCACTTGAAGCTGAATCAGTGCGGTCTCCCCAAGGAGATGGCACTGGAGCTCTTCAAGCCGTTCGTCATGAAGACGTTGGTTGAGCGAAAGATCACCCAGAACATCAAGACGGCCAAGCGGATGATCGACCGAATGCACCCGGCGGTCTGGGATGGACTTGAGGAAGTCATTAAGGAGCATGCGGTCCTTCTGAACCGTGCTCCGACCCTGCACCGACTCGGGATCCAGGCTTTCGAGCCAATCCTCGTCGAGGGCAAGGCGATTCAGGTTCACCCGTTGGTGTGTTACGCCTACAACGCTGACTTCGACGGTGACCAGATGGCCGTTCACGTGCCGCTCAGTACCCAAGCTCAGGCAGAAGCCCGAGTCTTGATGCTGTCGACACAGAACCTGTTCTCGCCCGCAGACGGACGTCCGACGGTTTCGCCGATCCAGGACATCGTTTTGGGTGCGTACTCGCTTACGTTCCTCAGCCAGGCTGGAAAGGCCCGACTGGAGGAGATGGAGGCGAAGCACAAGGCAAACCCCGAGAAGAATCCGGCTCCTACGATTTACTCAAGCCCCGACGAAGTACGGTTCATCCTGGAAGTCCCGGGCGGCGATCGCCCGTTCGGTTTGAACGATCCGGTCAAGGTGCGCTTGCAGCGACCGAAGTTCCGCCCCGATGCCGAGGTGGACTATCGCGATGCTCGAACCGGCGCTGAATACGCCTACGAGACCACGGTGGACGAGGAAGGCGAAGAGAAGCGAGATCTGAAGGCGCTGGACATGGAGTGGGAGACGATCGTCGCCACCATGACGCCGGGCCAGCTCATCTTCCACGAGGTGCTCCCGTGGCCGATGCGCTACAGCGATCGGTTCATGCACACCGAACTCGGTAAGAAGCCGATTGCGGAAGTCATTGTGAGCTGCCACCGAACCGTGGGCTACGATGCCACCGTTCGACTTCTGGACGATTTGAAGGACCTCGGATTCCGATGGGCCACGAAGTACGGTATCAGCATCGCGCTCACCGACATGGACCCGCCGGAGCGACGAGAGGAATTGCTTGCCGAAGCCGAAAGCCGAAGCAACCGCATCAGCGAACAGTATCGACGCGGTCTGCTGACCTTTAACGAGATGCAGCAGAACCTGATCAAGCTGTGGACGGAAACCTACGACCTGGTCGGTAAGGAGATTGTCAACGGCATGGAGCAGTTCAATCCGTTGTCGATCATCACGGTCTCCGGTGCACGCGGTTCGATCAAGCAGCTCGCGCAGCTTTCTGGTATGCGCGGACTGATGTTCAACCAGTTCAACGAAGTTATCTATGAGCTCCCGGTTAAGAACTCGTTCCACCGCGGACTCTCGATGCTTGAGTACTTCGTGACGACCCACGGTGCCCGCAAGGGACTTGCCGATACCGCTCTGCGAACTGCGGACGCGGGATACCTCACGCGACGTCTGTGCGACGTCGCTCAAGAGGTCATCATCCGCAAGGCCGACTGTGGCACCACCGAAGGGATTCTCGCGCACCGCATCTTGGAAGAGGGAGAAGCGATCGAATCGATCGCCGAGCGCATCGCCGGACGCATCTCGATGGCGACGATCACCGCGCCGACCGGCGAAGTGTTCGCCACCTACGATGAAGTGATTCGAAGTGAAGAGGCGGCCAAAATCAACAAGCTTGAGCTGGCGTACGTCTCGGAGGTCGAGGATTGTGCAACCGACGCCGAGAAGGCCAAGGTGGTCACCAAGTACGAAGCGATGGGCTTCATGGTTAACGAGCACGGTCACCTGTGCTTGAAGACGCGCAGCCCGCTGTACTGCGAACTCGAGCAGGGGATTTGTGCCAAGTGCTACGGTCTCGACCTTGCCTCGAAGAAGCTCGTCGAAGTGGGTGTTGCCGTCGGTATCATCGCTGCACAGTCGATCGGTGAACCTGGTACGCAGCTTACGATGCGTACCTTCCACACCGGTGGTGTTGCGGGTGCGAAAACGATCGCCGCGACCAACCAGTACAAGACCGGTAAGTTCATCAAGCAGTTCTTGGAGGACTTCTCGCAGGCAACGCAGACCGACCTGAAGGACTTCGACGCCAGCAAGCTCCTCGAGAGCCAGGAGAGCATCGTCAAGAGCCTCTTCGCCGGCGCGAAGGAAGCAGAGGAAGGCGAGTCGGGCGAGAAGAAGATGACTGCCCGCCAGACCAAGGCAGCCCAGAAGGCCGCCGAGCGCGTGGACAAAGAGAGCCAAAAGCTTTGGGATCGAAGCCGAAAGACGTTCTTTGCTACCTGGACGGGTGAGTCGAGCGGTATCGTCCGCGTCGAAGAAATCTTCGAGGCTCGAAAGCAGCCCCGAGGTAAGGCCATCATCTGCCCGGTCACAGGCACGGTCGTCCAGATCGAGAAATCGAGCTTTGGACGGTTTGTGGTAGTCGAATCGACGGTACGCACGGATGCCCCGCTCCGCGATGCCTACATCTCGGACAAACAGGATTGGGACGCGAACGAGGACGGCTACAGCACCTTGGAGCGACTCATCGGCCAGAAGCTGGTGGCCGCCTCGCTGACCACGCTGCGCAAGTACAACAAGGAGACGGTCAATATCTTCTTCCCAGTACTTGTTCCGCCATCGGGCAACCTGCCAGTCTCGGTAGGAAGCCGCGTCATCAAGGGCGATCCGCTCACCGATGGTCCGCTTGATCCGCACGAGGTTTTGGAACTTGCCGGCGCATCTGCAGTGCACGACTACTTCGTCGAGAACCTGCAGCGCGTTTACAAGAGCCAAGGCGTCGACATCAATGACAAGCACATCGAAGTCATCATTCGACAGATGATGCGGAAGCGTCAGGTCAAGGAGCCGGGCGATAGCCCGTTCCTGCCGGGGCAGATCGTTGACCGATTCCGGTTCGTTCGAGAGAACGACCGTGTGCGACACATGATCGCCGCGGGCCGAAAGGTCCGTTACAACGACCCGATCTCAGGAGACATGGTGGAGCGTGATCCGAAGGAGGCCAACGCCAACTGGATCTTGCTCGGTATCACCGAAGCGTCGCTTGCAACCGAGTCGTTCCTGTCCGCTGCATCGTTCCAGAAGACCACTCGAGTCCTCACCGAGGCTGCTGTTCGCGGTAAGCACGATAGTTTGATCGGTCTGAAGGAGAACGTCATTATCGGTCGGCTGATCCCCGCCGGAACGGGTGTCGCCACGTACCGAGATGTCAGCATCGAAGTGGATCGCAGCGCTCCGACGTGGGCTCAGCAGTCGCTTAAGGCACTGGTTGACGCCGACGAATTGGATGAGATCGATGAACTTGGGTTCGACTTCCCGTCTCTCAGCGAGATGGCCGAGTCGCCGGAATTCAAGATCGCAGACGACGAGCAATAA
- a CDS encoding bifunctional (p)ppGpp synthetase/guanosine-3',5'-bis(diphosphate) 3'-pyrophosphohydrolase — MMALYDIPHTWEEPEGLVELLNMIRDSHPQANLRKIRYAYYVAEEAHQGQMRQSGDAYITHPLAVAHNIAELRMDDDTICAALLHDVLEDTDVTPQFLEEKFGPDVVALVEGVTKLKFRAQDALTERQRLAAKSEQAAETLRKMLLAMAADVRVMVIKLSDRLHNMRTLDDMPDDKRLRIARETIDIYAPLAARLGIWQIKWQLEDLCFKHLHPKEYREILDLVAKKRDVRESELQHAIVALKEQLELRGVKGAEVYGRPKHLYSIFNKIRLHGFAFEEILDLLALRVVVQTSPECYLTLGIVHDLWMPIPQYFGDYIAKPKPNGYRSLHTKVVGPHGDPLEVQIRTQEMHQIAEFGVAAHWAYKEGTAVSPGGAINTLRKQLFDWSSDHRTSSDFLRSLTSDLFSEQVFVFTPKGDVIDLPSGSTPVDFAFRVHTNLGLTLVGAKVNGQIVQLSRALENGDVVELITRSNAQPSLDWLEFTKSAHARSKLRLYFRKRNKTENAARGKEALERELKFHGLDPKDYIGEEKLERILPDVRDCETAQDLLARVGEGQFSAASIVTKLRGIVPQQMGSDVLHATNRTRESNVMQVGGGVDNVMYRRGKCCDPLPGEDAVGYVTRGRGIIIHRNLCPNALALEQTDGARLQPLNWPPDGNYYSAHLKVICVNRQGLLMDITTIFGEAKINVVAAKVQTLPNQTAEIDVTIDVTDIMHLTWVMNKISNFSDVISILRIFGRGTAKS, encoded by the coding sequence ATGATGGCGCTCTACGACATCCCTCATACATGGGAAGAACCGGAGGGGCTGGTCGAACTCCTGAACATGATTCGGGACAGCCACCCTCAGGCCAACTTGCGCAAAATCCGGTACGCGTACTACGTAGCGGAAGAGGCCCATCAAGGGCAGATGCGGCAATCCGGCGACGCGTACATCACTCACCCCTTGGCCGTGGCGCATAACATCGCAGAGCTGCGCATGGACGACGACACCATCTGCGCAGCTCTGCTTCACGATGTTCTGGAGGACACTGACGTTACGCCCCAGTTCCTTGAGGAGAAATTCGGTCCCGACGTCGTGGCACTTGTCGAAGGGGTCACCAAGCTAAAATTCCGTGCCCAGGACGCGCTCACCGAGCGCCAGCGATTGGCTGCCAAGAGCGAGCAGGCCGCAGAGACGCTCCGAAAAATGCTGCTCGCCATGGCCGCGGACGTGCGGGTCATGGTCATCAAACTTTCGGACCGGCTGCATAACATGCGCACGCTTGATGACATGCCCGATGACAAGCGGTTGCGCATTGCTCGTGAGACCATCGACATCTACGCTCCGTTGGCTGCTCGGCTCGGAATCTGGCAGATCAAGTGGCAACTCGAAGATCTGTGCTTCAAGCACCTCCATCCGAAGGAGTACCGCGAGATCCTCGACCTCGTCGCCAAGAAACGAGACGTTCGCGAGTCCGAGCTGCAGCATGCGATTGTTGCGCTGAAGGAGCAGCTGGAGTTGCGCGGCGTGAAAGGTGCGGAGGTTTACGGGCGGCCAAAGCACCTGTACAGCATCTTCAACAAGATTCGGCTCCACGGGTTTGCATTCGAGGAGATTCTTGACCTCCTCGCCTTGCGCGTGGTGGTCCAGACCTCGCCCGAGTGCTACTTGACGCTTGGGATCGTGCACGACCTTTGGATGCCGATACCGCAGTACTTCGGCGATTACATCGCGAAGCCGAAACCAAACGGCTATCGCAGCCTGCACACAAAGGTGGTGGGGCCGCATGGAGATCCGCTCGAGGTCCAGATTCGCACTCAGGAGATGCACCAGATCGCCGAGTTTGGCGTGGCGGCGCACTGGGCATACAAGGAGGGGACCGCAGTTTCTCCGGGCGGTGCGATCAATACTCTCCGCAAACAGCTCTTCGACTGGTCCTCGGACCACCGCACCTCGAGTGACTTCCTTCGATCGCTCACCAGCGACCTCTTCAGCGAGCAAGTCTTTGTGTTCACGCCGAAGGGCGATGTCATTGACTTGCCGAGTGGATCGACTCCGGTCGATTTCGCCTTTCGCGTCCACACAAACCTTGGTCTGACCCTGGTGGGAGCGAAGGTCAATGGTCAGATTGTCCAGCTGAGTAGGGCACTTGAAAACGGCGACGTCGTAGAACTGATCACTCGATCGAATGCGCAGCCCAGTCTCGACTGGCTTGAGTTCACCAAGAGCGCCCACGCGCGAAGCAAACTCCGCCTGTACTTCCGCAAGCGCAACAAGACGGAGAATGCGGCTCGGGGGAAAGAAGCGCTTGAACGCGAGCTCAAATTCCACGGATTGGATCCGAAGGACTACATCGGAGAAGAGAAGCTCGAACGCATTTTGCCTGATGTTCGCGACTGCGAGACGGCGCAAGATCTTCTGGCACGGGTGGGCGAGGGGCAGTTTAGCGCCGCATCCATCGTCACGAAGCTTCGCGGGATTGTTCCGCAGCAGATGGGCTCGGACGTGCTCCATGCAACCAATCGAACCCGTGAGAGCAACGTCATGCAGGTCGGGGGCGGCGTCGACAACGTCATGTACCGCCGGGGGAAGTGCTGCGACCCACTGCCGGGCGAGGACGCCGTTGGATACGTTACGAGGGGCAGGGGCATCATCATCCACCGGAACCTGTGTCCCAATGCGCTTGCCCTCGAACAAACAGATGGGGCGCGCCTGCAACCGCTGAACTGGCCGCCTGACGGCAATTACTACTCCGCGCACCTGAAGGTGATCTGCGTGAATCGTCAGGGGCTGCTCATGGACATTACGACCATCTTCGGCGAGGCAAAGATCAACGTCGTCGCGGCGAAGGTCCAAACGCTCCCGAATCAAACCGCCGAGATCGATGTGACGATCGACGTCACGGACATCATGCACCTGACATGGGTGATGAACAAGATCAGCAACTTCTCCGACGTGATCAGCATCCTCAGGATCTTTGGCAGGGGCACAGCGAAGAGTTGA
- a CDS encoding D-tyrosyl-tRNA(Tyr) deacylase: protein MRAVVQRVSRAHVAVGGEVVGDIGAGLVVFVCTHRDDTESEAIKLADKVIGLRIFNDEAGKLNLALADATAEEVLVISNFTLYGDTRKSRRPSFTESAGAELGEALYDRFCHECAVRGARVSRGQFGAMMHVVVENDGPVTLIVEVPPASMSN, encoded by the coding sequence TTGAGAGCGGTCGTCCAGAGGGTAAGTCGCGCACATGTTGCGGTCGGTGGTGAGGTGGTCGGTGACATCGGAGCGGGGCTAGTGGTTTTCGTTTGCACGCACCGAGACGACACCGAATCCGAGGCAATCAAGCTTGCTGATAAGGTGATTGGCCTACGCATCTTCAATGATGAAGCGGGCAAGTTGAATCTCGCCCTGGCCGACGCGACCGCGGAGGAAGTGCTCGTCATCTCCAACTTCACTCTTTACGGCGACACCCGCAAGAGCCGTAGGCCTAGTTTCACAGAATCGGCTGGGGCGGAGCTCGGAGAAGCTCTTTACGATCGCTTCTGCCACGAATGTGCGGTGCGCGGGGCGCGCGTGAGCCGGGGGCAGTTTGGTGCAATGATGCATGTTGTGGTCGAGAATGATGGACCAGTGACGCTGATCGTCGAGGTTCCGCCAGCGAGCATGTCAAACTAG
- a CDS encoding SDR family oxidoreductase codes for MAAKRVLVTGGSRGIGRAISRRMALNGWQVAIHYVQDRAEAEGCHEELGSASIGVFQADLAQPDAAANLFRAVRSLGSLDAVVNNAGVYMPMNFLKASDAELEATLRKTFAVNFETPVRLAKQAANLFESQGRGGKILNICSRVGFKGESGASLYAASKAALINLTRSLAMELAPAQIQVFGLAPGWVDTAMAREGMQDRLPTILKDIPLGRMASPEDCAAVVGFLLSDQASYLSGNVIDINGASYFH; via the coding sequence ATGGCGGCGAAGCGAGTCTTAGTTACGGGTGGTTCACGCGGCATCGGTCGAGCAATTTCTCGACGGATGGCCCTGAACGGTTGGCAGGTCGCGATCCACTATGTCCAGGATCGGGCCGAGGCCGAGGGCTGTCACGAGGAATTGGGCAGCGCCTCCATCGGTGTATTTCAGGCGGACCTGGCTCAGCCCGACGCAGCGGCGAACCTCTTCCGGGCCGTGCGGAGTCTCGGCTCGCTCGACGCAGTTGTGAACAATGCGGGCGTCTACATGCCAATGAATTTCCTTAAGGCCTCGGATGCCGAGCTGGAAGCGACCTTGCGCAAGACTTTCGCCGTGAATTTTGAGACTCCGGTTCGGCTGGCGAAGCAGGCCGCGAACCTCTTCGAGTCGCAAGGCCGAGGCGGCAAGATCCTGAACATTTGCAGTCGCGTTGGCTTCAAAGGCGAGTCGGGCGCGTCGCTCTATGCGGCGAGCAAGGCCGCGCTTATCAACCTCACGCGCTCATTGGCGATGGAGCTTGCTCCTGCGCAAATTCAGGTGTTTGGGCTTGCGCCCGGTTGGGTCGATACTGCGATGGCACGCGAGGGCATGCAGGATCGCCTTCCGACGATTCTGAAAGACATTCCGCTCGGGCGGATGGCCTCGCCTGAAGATTGCGCGGCGGTCGTTGGATTCTTGCTCAGCGATCAAGCGTCGTACTTGAGTGGCAACGTCATCGACATCAATGGCGCGAGCTATTTCCACTAG
- a CDS encoding insulinase family protein: protein MARAISTSLALALMALCIADSPIVDAPRRVSTLSGGTRVLVERMPAAKSLSVQMFWSADGVSPSIERAGWRHLLEHLVAIGRNGQLDHTLEIRGMFLNAATLRTANRFEILGAPEDLETALAACAELLAPPSITADSIAAELRTLAQEDLITEPERAPLRAANSGIDVFGDPNGFTIATSDSLAELHRWLTSAPRVTIAIAGDVDLDKTLAMVRQVLSPLLVPEPASPPAAIEFASTPRANSRSFVAMELPEWGSDAHAARLAIALFVADASRLRVVFDPTVGTSTLTLVGADEAGVSEQLEFLRTAGFNVPIAARRAATKWLGAVVANPSAAASVRGQLLMRSLRVRPESFLDALQKVPDSELEAVFDTLLVQKPGGKVR, encoded by the coding sequence ATGGCGCGAGCTATTTCCACTAGCCTCGCACTCGCGCTCATGGCGCTGTGCATCGCGGATTCGCCGATTGTCGATGCGCCGCGGCGCGTCAGTACGCTCAGCGGAGGTACACGCGTTCTCGTTGAGCGGATGCCTGCTGCGAAATCGTTGTCCGTTCAGATGTTCTGGTCAGCTGATGGTGTTTCCCCGAGCATCGAGCGAGCGGGTTGGCGTCATTTGCTTGAGCATCTGGTGGCGATCGGGCGCAATGGGCAGCTTGATCACACGCTTGAGATCCGCGGGATGTTCCTGAACGCCGCGACGCTTCGTACAGCCAATCGATTTGAGATTTTGGGTGCGCCGGAGGACTTAGAGACCGCATTGGCCGCGTGTGCCGAGCTTCTGGCACCGCCCTCCATCACCGCCGATTCCATCGCGGCAGAGCTCAGGACACTGGCTCAGGAAGACTTGATCACGGAACCTGAACGCGCACCGCTCAGGGCGGCCAACTCCGGAATCGATGTGTTCGGTGATCCTAATGGATTCACCATTGCGACGAGCGACTCGTTGGCGGAGTTGCACCGGTGGTTGACCTCTGCTCCGCGCGTCACGATTGCCATCGCGGGCGATGTGGACTTGGACAAGACGCTCGCGATGGTCCGACAGGTGCTCAGTCCGTTGCTAGTCCCTGAACCTGCGTCGCCTCCCGCTGCGATCGAGTTCGCATCCACCCCTCGGGCGAATAGCAGGTCGTTCGTCGCCATGGAACTGCCAGAGTGGGGAAGCGATGCACATGCTGCCCGGCTGGCAATCGCGCTTTTCGTCGCGGATGCGTCTCGGCTGAGAGTCGTCTTTGACCCTACGGTCGGCACGAGTACGTTGACATTGGTCGGCGCGGACGAGGCTGGAGTCTCCGAGCAGTTAGAGTTCCTTCGGACGGCTGGATTCAATGTGCCCATTGCCGCGCGTCGGGCAGCGACCAAGTGGCTGGGGGCAGTAGTGGCAAATCCGAGCGCAGCTGCCAGCGTCCGCGGGCAATTGCTGATGCGCTCCCTGAGGGTCAGACCCGAGAGCTTTCTCGACGCGCTCCAGAAGGTGCCCGACTCGGAGTTGGAGGCGGTGTTCGACACCCTCCTCGTCCAGAAACCCGGGGGTAAGGTCCGTTGA
- a CDS encoding insulinase family protein has protein sequence MISLALIASMTLTAAIRVDERPMTDSKTIAVVATVTSGGTGVELDSRWRVLSRSLLGGSRSYTRRQLYEYGSQAGPVPDVVVGEGFMQVRMEVPAGKSGLSLASDFLFEFLTQPTLREEDIAQARHELAMEVPSAWSRLPFVEASVTPESVRALHRATFKPSSVRFAVVGGFGTGEAAFEFNRRFGAWTGTRAGVVPIGKPTAAVTRPDQNSVFRWETRTPVTSAAACARGLLVACSLGAGKDASLFRIVRQQHRWGYEQAAGWRANGSDWSLTAVTVQPSQAEASKVAEAMRAEVAKDIERWDASTLERAKQVALACLAGRFPMNPIGIGTDTRFGSGLMSEASLVGISALHGRPFGRAEVGSALGLVDLAEIQADAKRLLASPVTIQAGRPPVRAE, from the coding sequence TTGATCTCGCTGGCGCTTATTGCTTCGATGACATTGACGGCGGCGATCCGCGTGGATGAGCGGCCGATGACCGACTCAAAAACCATTGCCGTAGTCGCCACCGTCACCTCCGGTGGTACGGGTGTCGAACTCGACTCCCGCTGGCGAGTGCTCAGTCGGTCGTTGCTCGGAGGATCTCGAAGCTACACGAGGCGGCAGCTGTACGAATACGGTTCGCAGGCCGGTCCGGTGCCAGACGTTGTGGTGGGAGAGGGTTTCATGCAAGTCCGAATGGAGGTTCCAGCAGGGAAGTCGGGGCTCTCGCTTGCATCGGATTTCTTGTTCGAGTTTCTCACGCAGCCGACCCTGCGCGAGGAGGATATCGCGCAAGCTCGCCATGAGCTCGCGATGGAAGTGCCCTCGGCCTGGTCGCGTCTGCCATTTGTGGAGGCAAGCGTAACCCCTGAATCGGTGCGCGCGCTTCACCGAGCGACCTTCAAACCGAGCTCGGTCAGGTTCGCAGTCGTGGGGGGATTTGGAACGGGCGAGGCCGCCTTCGAGTTCAATCGCCGGTTTGGCGCATGGACGGGAACGCGCGCGGGTGTGGTGCCCATCGGTAAGCCAACCGCGGCGGTAACTCGGCCGGACCAGAACAGCGTCTTTCGGTGGGAGACGCGCACGCCGGTGACTTCGGCCGCGGCATGTGCGCGGGGGTTACTGGTTGCGTGCTCTTTGGGGGCGGGGAAGGACGCCTCGCTGTTCCGGATCGTGCGCCAGCAGCATCGATGGGGATATGAGCAGGCGGCAGGATGGCGGGCGAATGGCAGCGATTGGTCGCTGACCGCCGTCACCGTCCAGCCCTCGCAGGCTGAGGCCTCGAAGGTCGCCGAGGCGATGCGCGCCGAAGTTGCGAAGGACATCGAGCGCTGGGACGCATCCACTCTGGAGCGTGCCAAGCAGGTCGCACTGGCGTGCCTTGCAGGGAGGTTTCCGATGAACCCGATTGGGATCGGCACGGACACGCGGTTTGGTTCGGGCCTGATGTCTGAGGCGAGCCTTGTCGGGATCAGCGCGCTTCACGGTCGCCCCTTTGGGCGCGCGGAGGTCGGCTCGGCGTTGGGTTTGGTGGACCTTGCGGAGATTCAGGCGGATGCTAAGAGGCTCCTCGCCAGCCCGGTCACGATTCAGGCGGGGCGGCCGCCGGTTCGGGCAGAGTGA